The Macadamia integrifolia cultivar HAES 741 chromosome 4, SCU_Mint_v3, whole genome shotgun sequence genome contains the following window.
TGCATTGATTTCAGTCCTTAGGCTTTACATGGTGTTTTGAGGCTTTGCGAGGTTTGAAGATATCGAGGAGTTTGCGACGGTACATTAGGTTTCCATCAGAGGGTCTCTGGATGCTTCAGAACTGAAACTTCTATTTAGTTGTGGGTGACATATAGGATGAATTGAGGATGGTTGATGGAGGTGGTTCAATTCATTCCTATTGTTGCATTTCGCCATCTTCCGTTTCTTAGGTAATTGGAGGTTAGAATGGCAGCATTCTGTCTCAAATTATTGCAGTGCCTTTCTCCTTGTGTTTGAAGTTTGGATTTCTTTGTGCTgctgaggaggaagaagaaatacgGTGCGTTGTGATCGCCTATAGTAAACGTTCCCGTGTTGGGGATTTGGATGGAGTTCATGAGTacgaattttattttgaaatcttTGTACTGATGGAATGAATAAAGATTTTTTTACTCGGCCTGTTAGCTCAGAAGTTTCCATAAGGTTTTTATGGGGCGTATTTGGACATTGTCTTCTTACCTTCCAGATCTTTTGTGTTGTTCAAATGGGTTTCATTCTGTACGGGGGCAGTTCCTGATCTTGCAACACGAATGGCTGACTCGCAGAGGAGTGGTGTTGCTGGGAGGGATGTGGAGCAGGTAATGTGCTTAATCAATTAGCTcgttttctctatttctttttataattttagtttAAGATGGGCACTGATGAAACCTGTAAATAATACAATTGCGGTTGGGAAATGATGAAACCTTTAAAGAGTGCAATTACACGAATGAACACTTCATCAGGAGAGAAAAGGTGGGGGAAAAAGTCAAGTTGACAAAACCAGTTGACTGGAACTCTGGAAGTATATTGTTGTCTCATGGGGCCTTTCTTCTTtgctccccccacccccctccccctcccatcCCTTGAGGGGCTGTTTTCCcctttgtatattttcttgttgTTTCCTCTTTCGGGTTTCTCCCTGTTTTTCTCTATGTTAATGAATATTGATTCACCCAAGAAAAATCATAATTCTCTTACAGTCTTTTGTAGTATTGTTTGAAGCAATTAAACAACTAACAGTTAACGTGGTGCTCTCCCATGTTGGCTACCATGTAGATTGTAGGTATTCTACTCAGTGTTGCAGCATAGGGACTCGGTCAAAGCCTAACCTAAAGAAATGGATGCTCAACCTATAGCGTTGTCCAATTTCAGAACATCCTTAATACAAAACCAAAATGGCTTGGGTCTGTGTCTGTTATTCTGCAATTGACCTAAAATATCATTTCAATGACAAATCAGACAAATTGGACTCCAAGAAATTAGACCCACAGATTCTCAGTTATGGATCATTTTTATTAATAGATAAGTTTaaaatatatctatatatatatatatatgtgtgtgtgtgtgtgtgtgtgtaatatCATTGGAAGTGGAAGAGAAGATTAGGGTATTGTAAAACAGTACAACAAGGCAATGTTACACATGTCAATATCTCAACTAATCGGGCCTGAAAAAGAAAGATGCTATTTAAATCAATCAATGTTTGCTATACTAGACCTGTATTGTAAAAATTACATGTTATACTGAAGAATCATCATATGGGTCAGTGGAGATTGATTGGCAAATCTGAGAACAGATTCATATCAGACCTCTTAAATAGTTTGTTGTTGATTGGTTCTCCTGTTTGCTTTCTTCTGATGGTCAGTTAATTTTTCCTTCCTGTAATCATTTAATTCGGTAAATTCCTTTTGTTGTTGTGTATTTactatttagttcatgttttgGTATCTTTTGAATGGCAGGCCATTACAGCCCTTAAGAAAGGGGCTTATCTGCTAAAGTATGGGCGCCGAGGGAAGCCTAAGTTTTGCCCATTCCGACTTGCTAACGTAAGTTGCATGCATCATGAGAATGcctagttttgttttttttttttttttttttttttttttttttttttttttacatatattCTTCATGATCATTAATTACTTTGGGGAGAATACCTTTTCTTGCATGGTAAATGGGACACAAAAAACCAGATCCACCTTATCAGCTAGTATAGTACTtggtcttttctttttaatttcgaAATGATTACTTTAATGAATTTAAAATTGGAGAAATATGGGGGAGTGTGGCAAGACcaagagagatagagtaaggaatgattataTTAGAAACGAACTGGGGGTTGCACTGATCCAGGACAAGCTCCGTGAGAgccggttgaggtggtatggtcatgttcagcGGAGACTCATGGATACCCCAGTAAGGAAGAGCGACCAGATTCATTTCGATGGAGCTAGAAGAagtaggggtaggcctaaattACTATGGatgaagtggtaagaaaagatatgaaTATGGTAGGGCTTGATTCTAGTATCACCGCGGATAGAGTtatgtggaggacaaggacccatGTGGAGAATGTTCATGTGATGCCACTTTGACTACTGTTGTGACTCCTTCTTTTACCTCATTTTACTGCCTTTTGATTCCTTTTGGaactccttttatttttatatctaCTACTATTTAAGACCATATCGGAtctatgtagctgaccccatttagttgggataaggttatggttgttgtatGGGGTAAAAATGCTTTTGTTATATGACAATTAGTCCTTTGTTTTTTCCTATTATGAGAGTTAGGGGTTTGGCTTGAGAACCGTACAGTCCATGTGGGGATTTTATACTCATATCAATGGTATTAAAAGTTAAGAATTGAAAATTGAGGTTTTGATAATGAAGAAACTGGTTAGAAATAATAAAGATGAAGATATCAAGTGAAATCAAACAAGTGAGGGTGGTCTAGAAATCTGGCAGACATTGTTTGCAGGTAAAATTGAGATCAAGCCAAGGTTAGATTGAGTTGTAGAATTTTGGTTGCTGGAAATTGAAGTTAAGAGTTAAGTAATGACAAAGTAAAAAAACATTATGTTCCTGGTCTCTTGAAAGGGTGTCAAatggtttgtttgtttttcagTTAGATAACTTAAAATTCCCAGTACTTGTATGTTACTGAGTTAAATACAAACAATCTGCGCAATCAACATTTGTCAAAAGTGACTTGCAATCAAGTTGCTTACTCAGTTGAGGAAATAAGTATTTTGACTTAGCAACAGAAAGGACCACAAACAGattgaaatgaaagaaaaccaTTCACCATGTAGATTTCTAATTTGCTTTCAATAATGAATGAACTAGTGAACCTAAACTCTCTATGGGCTAGAATCCTGACCATGACTCCACTGGCCTTGTGGTAGCTTGAGCCATCACAGGCAAGTGAAAAGATCAATGTTCAATATCATCTGTTGCTTTTTTGACTCGAAGTGTTCAATTTCTCTTCCATTGTCTCAAGTTGATGTGCTCACTTTTCAGGATGAGTCTCTATTGATATGGTACTCCGGCAAAGATGAGAAGCAGCTTAAACTGAGTCATGTATCAAGGATTATACCCGGGCAGCGTACCGTAAGTTCATTAATGAATCTCTTTGGTTGGCAAGTAGTGGTTAATTTTTAGCAGGTGAAAGCAGCTATTTGCAGTTCAGTGCAATTCCTCACAACCTCACTTAAGTTGTACGCTAGAGATTGTCATTAGCTGACTTTATTAAAACAAAACTGGATTTCTCTGTCTTTGTGATTGGGGCTCGTGGGTTGCTCTGCTTGTAATACAATTGGGTATGTTGGTGAAAGTGACCACTCAATGGAGCATTTGTTTTacccttcttatttttttgtttcccctTCTTGAAGCAGAAAAATCTGCTTTTTATGCTTTTGGGTGggtataaaaataaagtaaaagaattttaccaaagaagaaaaactcCTTCAATGTCCACAGGCAGATGAAGTGAATGCTTCTCATTTGTTTGTCTACTCCTTTGGTACTTTTTAAAGTACCTTCCTTGGTGGTGATCTGTATCTCTGTGTCATTTCATTATCTTACCATTTGCTTCGTACAGAGGCGTGAGATGTATTTATGCATGATTTCAGGCAATATTTCAGCGGTATCCACGGCCTGATAAGGAATACCAATCATTTTCTCTGATATATagtggaagatccttggatttGGTGAGTTTCTGTTTTTTCACAAGTTAAACTTCTCTGGATCACTTGAAACATTTTATGCCCCCTCCCCTGCGGGGTCAGTAACTCATGTTCTGTAGTCATGTATGTTCATAAATTTATGTATCAGAATTCTGACACCTGACTGTTCTGTTTTACATCATGAGCTTATGACAGATATGTAAAGATAAGGATGAAGCTGAAGTCTGGTTTGTTGGTCTTAAGGCATTGATTGCACGTGGTAGTCCAAATGTTGATCATCGAAAATACTCTTCATTGGGACCATGTGGCATCAACGATATCTTCCATAAGGTTTTCCTACTGTAATGTTTATGAAACTCTActgatatattaatttttttttttacttttttagtTACATTCTTCACTCATTAACTTCTAAACACTTGTCACAGGATCCTGGAGACACCCAACGAATTCTGGTCCCTAGTGAAAGCATTTCACAGATTGGTTTAGGAAAGGCATTCTCTGATGTGATATCATATACTGCTTCTATCAAGGGTCCCAGCCTTCCAGAGTCAGTTGTCAATTCTTTTGGTTCATTTTCATCCGGTGCTGATAATTCCAATGGTCGGAGTTCTACTGTAGATAATGTGAGAGTTAGTTTATCTAGTGTGGTTAGCTCATCAAGCCAGGGATCTGGACATGAAGATTTTGATGCTTTAGGTGATGTTTTCACCTGGGGAGAAGGGCTTGGAGACGGGATCCTTGGTGGTGGTACTCATAGGGTTGGAAATTCATCTGCCACTAAGAGGGATGCACTTTTCCCCAAGGCACTGGAATCATCGGTGGTACTTGATGTCCACAATATTGCATGTGGTGGTAAGCATGCTGTTTTAGTCACTAAACAAGGGGAAGTCTTTAGTTGGGGAGAGGAATCAGGAGGCAGGCTCGGGCATGGGGTAGAAGCTGATGTTTCCCAGCCAAAGCTCATTAATACTCTAAGTGGCCTGAACATTGAACTAGTTGCATGTGGAGAATATCACACTTGTGCTGTTACATTGTCTGGAGATCTCTATATGTGGGGCGATGGTACTTACAGTTCTGGTCTTCTTGGGGATGGGAGCAAGGCAAGTCACTGGATCCCTAAAAAAGTAAGTGGTCTAATGGAAGGTATACATGTTTCATTTGTCTCTTGTGGACCTTGGCATACTGCAGCTGTAACATCTTCAGGTCAACTTTTTACATTTGGGGACGGGACTTTTGGTGCCTTGGGCCATGGAGATCGGAGTAGTACTAGCATGCCAAGAGAAATTGAGACTCTAAGAGGACTACGGACAATAAGAGTAGCTTGTGGTGTTTGGCACACTGCTGCAATTGTGGAAGTTGTGGATGAGTCATCTGGCTCTGGTAACTCTTCATCTGGAAAGCTCTTTACCTGGGGAGATGGAGATAAAGGCCGACTTGGCCATGGTGGTGATGAAAGTAGGCTAGTTCCAGGATGTGTGGCTCCTTTGGTTGACAAAAGCTTTTCTCAAGTAGCCTGTGGAAATGATATTACAGTTGCTCTTACAGCCTCAGGAAAAGTATACACAATGGGGAGTGTTTGTGGACAGTTGGGTAATCTTCCTACTTGCATTGAGGGAAAGATCAGAAACTGTTTCGTAGAGGAGGTAGCTTGCGGGTCTCATCATGTTGCTGTTTTGACCTCCAAACCTGAGGTTTACACTTGGGGAAAAGGGGCAAATGGCCAACTAGGCCATGGAGATAATGATGACAGAAATAcacctacactcattgaagctctGAGAGATAAACAAGTTAAGAGTGTAGTATGTGGTTCAAGTTTCACTGCTGTCATCTGTCTTCATAAATGGGTGTCTAATGCTGATTACTCATTATGCTCTGGTTGCCATAATCAATTTGGCTTCAGAAGGAAACGTCATAATTGTTATAACTGTGGGCTTGTCTTTTGCAAAGCATGCAGCAATAGGAAGTCTTTAAAAGCTTCATTGGCTCCAAATATGCACAAGCCCTACCGTGTATGCGATGATTGTTTTTCTAAACTCAAGAAATTCATCAAAACTGGTTCAACATCTCGGTTATCTAAAGTTCATAGTGGAAATATATGGACTAATTCCAGTGAGGTGGtagaaaaagaaacttttgattCTAGATTACATGGTCAACCAACCAGGCTCTCCTCTGTTGATTCTTTCAAACAGGCTGAAGCCAGACAATCTAAACGCAACAGGAAATCAGAACCAAACACTAGCCGTTTCTCACCCCTCGCGAATGGAAGGTCTCAATTGGGGAGCTCTATTGTGTCAAAATCGTCAACCTCCTTGTTTGGATCatcaaaaaaaatgttttttgctTCTGTTCCTGGTTCAAGAGTGGCTTCCAGGGCAACGTCTCCCATATTAGGGAAGTCAACTCCAACTCGTTCTGcaacacccacacccacaccaaCTCTTGCTGATTTGAAATCACCTCAGGTCACTGTTGATGATCCAAAGCATACGAATGACAGCATCAGCCAAGAGATTATTAAGTTGAGGGCACAGGTAACTTCTTCTTGAAAGAAAATTATGGCATTAGTTTATTACTTCACAATGCTTTCACAAGGTTTTGGCTTTGCTAGTATGCCTATTACAAtggatcaaacaaaaaaaatttcaatttagaAGATTCAACTGAAAATATCGGTAAAAGTATCTCTGGATGGGGATGTCTAGAAAGTTTCTAGATGAGCATGGCTAATTTGCCATGTTGAAGGGTGATTTGGCGATTCTGACTGGATATGCAGGGAACGCTCTAGATTGGCCATGCGTAAAATTCCAAACCCAAATTCTAAGGGATACCCTCCTATGAATGTCCATGCATTCCCTTGGTGGTCCTTaatttttcaatgctttatttCGCTTCTTAGCAAACTCCATTTGTGctgaaacttaacatgtgagTAGGGCCTTGGGATCTAGCTGTCCACCAAATTTCCACCCCATTCCGACTTTGCCACATGCAAAAAAAATAGTGCTCGTCCAGTAAAACCAGACTCAAGAATCTCTGATGATCTTCTGAGTTTATCTTTGAATCTTGATTGAATTCTAATCTATGGTTCCAGTTGTATGGCGACCAGATAATTATGTTGTGTCTATTCTTCTTGGCCTTCTCAAATAGTTGTCACACAAGTTTAGATGATCTTTAAAGGGATATGTTTTACACCATTCTCTCAGAGACAATGTTCACTAATCTATGCTACATGTGAAAATCCTTAGAGCATGTCTATAGTGCCATAATTTCTGAGTTTGCAGTATAACTTGAGTCGTTTACTTATAGTGTTTAATTTCCTCAACAGATTGGATGGCTGAAATCCTAGAAGTAAAACTGTTGTTTGTTACTCCTATAGAAAACACAAGTACCTGGGCAAAAACTTTAAGTGAGAACATTTTGTGCCTTGTGCCAAGTAAACTAACTCTTTTGGTATTCA
Protein-coding sequences here:
- the LOC122076866 gene encoding PH, RCC1 and FYVE domains-containing protein 1-like; this translates as MADSQRSGVAGRDVEQAITALKKGAYLLKYGRRGKPKFCPFRLANDESLLIWYSGKDEKQLKLSHVSRIIPGQRTAIFQRYPRPDKEYQSFSLIYSGRSLDLICKDKDEAEVWFVGLKALIARGSPNVDHRKYSSLGPCGINDIFHKDPGDTQRILVPSESISQIGLGKAFSDVISYTASIKGPSLPESVVNSFGSFSSGADNSNGRSSTVDNVRVSLSSVVSSSSQGSGHEDFDALGDVFTWGEGLGDGILGGGTHRVGNSSATKRDALFPKALESSVVLDVHNIACGGKHAVLVTKQGEVFSWGEESGGRLGHGVEADVSQPKLINTLSGLNIELVACGEYHTCAVTLSGDLYMWGDGTYSSGLLGDGSKASHWIPKKVSGLMEGIHVSFVSCGPWHTAAVTSSGQLFTFGDGTFGALGHGDRSSTSMPREIETLRGLRTIRVACGVWHTAAIVEVVDESSGSGNSSSGKLFTWGDGDKGRLGHGGDESRLVPGCVAPLVDKSFSQVACGNDITVALTASGKVYTMGSVCGQLGNLPTCIEGKIRNCFVEEVACGSHHVAVLTSKPEVYTWGKGANGQLGHGDNDDRNTPTLIEALRDKQVKSVVCGSSFTAVICLHKWVSNADYSLCSGCHNQFGFRRKRHNCYNCGLVFCKACSNRKSLKASLAPNMHKPYRVCDDCFSKLKKFIKTGSTSRLSKVHSGNIWTNSSEVVEKETFDSRLHGQPTRLSSVDSFKQAEARQSKRNRKSEPNTSRFSPLANGRSQLGSSIVSKSSTSLFGSSKKMFFASVPGSRVASRATSPILGKSTPTRSATPTPTPTLADLKSPQVTVDDPKHTNDSISQEIIKLRAQVEELTSKSQLLEAELERTSRKLMDASAKAGDETAKCKAAKEVIKSLTSQLKDIAKRVSEGSTTSIRSGSTASIPSPIINESSLGRLNSPKLESNGSVNPQSCNGTKTQTGPAEWVIRDEPGVYITVSSLPGGGRELRRVRFSRRHFSEKQAEKWWAANRVKVYLQNNIRSKEKPRAGQPSVPPEENNGNEVG